One part of the Bacteroidota bacterium genome encodes these proteins:
- a CDS encoding glycosyltransferase: MKVIHLVLGKANPERMNGVNRVVHFLSMSLYEKGVNVEIWGITKNVEDTVYPRPFPTVLFRAQPFYRDLDPQLMHRISKQQKGTIFHIHWAFINDFYKVVSLLKDLKIPFVYTPHGAFNKVALEKNKWVKKVYFNRYEKVILKEAKKVQFLGQSEFDNMANLMRLQNKVVVPNGQDFKELNFEFHKMQRRQSPVFGFCGRLDIYYKGLDLLVEGFAAYCKKGGEGELWLIGDGPDRPKLEALSKSLHVNDRIVFMGARYGKDKLNRIANMDLFCHPSRSEGSPTAVLEAGALGIALMVSTATNVGQEVEQYGAGLHLRKSTSKTIETTLSTFHDLYLSKEYLKMGERAREMVAEEFNWNAIAGRMLEIYKA; this comes from the coding sequence ATGAAAGTGATCCATCTTGTTTTGGGTAAAGCCAATCCTGAACGCATGAACGGCGTGAATAGGGTCGTGCACTTTTTGTCGATGAGCTTGTATGAGAAAGGGGTGAATGTAGAAATCTGGGGCATTACTAAAAATGTGGAGGATACCGTTTACCCGCGTCCATTTCCGACCGTCCTCTTTCGCGCCCAACCCTTTTACCGCGACCTGGATCCGCAACTCATGCATCGCATTTCGAAACAGCAGAAAGGAACAATATTTCATATCCATTGGGCTTTCATCAATGATTTCTACAAAGTAGTGAGTTTGCTAAAGGACCTGAAAATTCCATTTGTGTACACTCCTCATGGCGCTTTTAACAAGGTGGCTTTAGAGAAGAACAAGTGGGTGAAGAAGGTCTATTTTAACCGTTATGAAAAGGTGATTCTGAAGGAAGCGAAGAAAGTGCAGTTCCTGGGTCAGAGTGAGTTTGACAATATGGCCAACCTGATGCGACTACAGAACAAAGTGGTTGTTCCGAATGGGCAGGATTTTAAAGAACTGAATTTCGAATTTCATAAAATGCAACGTCGCCAATCGCCGGTGTTTGGTTTTTGCGGGCGATTGGATATCTATTATAAAGGATTGGATTTGTTGGTAGAGGGTTTTGCCGCCTACTGTAAGAAAGGCGGTGAGGGGGAACTATGGCTGATTGGTGATGGTCCTGATCGTCCCAAGCTGGAAGCGCTATCAAAATCATTACATGTGAATGATCGTATTGTTTTCATGGGTGCCCGATATGGAAAGGATAAATTGAATCGCATTGCTAACATGGATCTCTTTTGTCATCCCTCCCGTTCAGAGGGTTCTCCTACAGCAGTATTGGAAGCAGGCGCTTTGGGGATAGCCCTTATGGTGAGTACTGCTACGAATGTCGGGCAGGAAGTGGAACAGTATGGTGCAGGATTACATCTCCGGAAAAGTACATCTAAAACAATTGAAACCACGTTGTCTACATTTCATGATCTTTATTTATCAAAGGAATACCTGAAGATGGGTGAACGTGCCCGTGAAATGGTGGCTGAAGAATTTAACTGGAATGCTATCGCGGGCAGAATGCTGGAAATTTATAAAGCCTGA
- a CDS encoding AAA family ATPase, with product MRSPGSLQSILYPLQKRWYLIVICILLSGIAATRYLYMATAQYQSTATLRIEDAHDGMSGSNLYRDFDVFKVNSKVQTEVEVLKSRSLFERALDRLDFYVEYYRQGELKKEEVYHAAPFYVDFTIADSSFRSLSFDFRYDTGEKFKISYESGGRSIEKEGQFGQPLCEKGLCVTIKKDEQQWKYHRSKMNEPWSFTVYSRSALSAKLMGPQFLVKAIDKDVNIVKLYYTHPVPEKASLLVNAIAETYISQGIADKQDLAGNTVDFINQQIAIVGRELEAARDAIKSYRIKNEIVNIAQETEATYKTLGQLEIQKVDIGMQLTVLENMSDYLRKNKEIKFSGPEYGTVIDQLFSESVSRLNGKMRERDDLMRKYTADNDRVRSAEAEIVQQKAYLVESINNTRRKLLLKQDDLYLAIDDQKATFKGLPEKESTLQELNRNYFLFEKVYNFLIEKRTEAIITKQVNVSFNRILESADVPIEAVAPRRDVIWGVALFLGLILGVVLAYFRHYTKPSVNTPEDLGKDSTISVIGQVQQFKKDEPAYKAFTALSTRILMNKPMDQSLVITVTSTRKGEGKSFIAAQLARTLAAQDKKVILLDLNTHFPRLGEWFDTRNSNGMKEIYLHQSSLQDAIQLTSIPNLDVVSAGESDKPIGHLIATTRTREIISELRTQYDAVIIDTPEVGEYTDAIPFMKWSDLNLYVVRADSDRTELVANAEMVKEEYRLEEVYYVLNAMKEKRNHTGYISPAKVKTIKGKKVPAQLTNLFMW from the coding sequence ATGCGCAGCCCAGGTTCACTCCAGTCTATCCTCTATCCATTGCAAAAGCGATGGTATCTGATTGTTATCTGCATCCTCCTCTCCGGAATTGCGGCTACGCGTTACCTTTATATGGCCACAGCTCAGTACCAGTCAACGGCTACTTTGCGCATTGAAGATGCTCATGATGGGATGTCGGGCAGTAATTTATACCGCGACTTTGACGTATTTAAAGTTAACTCGAAAGTTCAAACAGAAGTGGAGGTGTTAAAGTCCCGCTCCCTTTTCGAAAGAGCCCTCGACCGTCTGGATTTCTATGTTGAATATTATCGTCAGGGTGAATTGAAGAAAGAGGAAGTGTATCATGCCGCTCCTTTCTATGTTGATTTCACTATCGCCGACTCTTCCTTCCGATCGCTTTCTTTTGATTTCAGATATGATACAGGAGAGAAATTTAAAATCAGCTATGAGTCGGGAGGACGTTCGATTGAGAAGGAAGGTCAGTTCGGTCAGCCGCTATGTGAGAAGGGATTATGTGTGACCATTAAGAAAGATGAGCAGCAATGGAAGTACCATCGCAGCAAGATGAATGAGCCCTGGAGTTTTACTGTGTATTCCCGCTCCGCACTCTCGGCTAAATTGATGGGCCCGCAATTCCTGGTGAAGGCCATTGACAAAGATGTAAATATTGTTAAGTTATATTATACGCATCCGGTTCCGGAAAAAGCATCCTTGCTTGTGAATGCCATTGCTGAAACGTATATCAGTCAGGGAATCGCCGATAAGCAAGACCTGGCAGGCAACACTGTCGATTTCATTAATCAGCAGATCGCTATCGTAGGCCGTGAACTGGAAGCAGCCAGAGATGCGATAAAAAGTTATCGGATAAAAAATGAAATTGTAAATATTGCGCAGGAAACCGAAGCGACCTATAAAACGTTGGGGCAACTTGAAATTCAGAAAGTCGATATCGGTATGCAACTGACTGTATTGGAGAATATGAGTGACTATCTGCGAAAAAATAAGGAGATAAAATTTTCCGGCCCTGAGTATGGAACTGTTATCGATCAATTATTTTCAGAAAGTGTCAGTCGCCTAAACGGCAAAATGCGGGAGCGCGATGACCTGATGCGAAAATATACCGCCGATAATGACAGGGTGCGAAGTGCTGAAGCAGAAATCGTTCAGCAGAAAGCGTATTTGGTGGAGAGCATTAACAATACCCGACGCAAACTTTTGCTGAAGCAGGATGACTTGTACCTTGCCATCGATGATCAGAAAGCCACCTTCAAAGGGCTTCCGGAGAAGGAAAGTACCTTACAGGAGCTCAATAGAAATTATTTCCTCTTCGAAAAAGTATATAATTTTCTCATCGAAAAGCGCACCGAAGCCATCATCACCAAACAGGTAAATGTTTCCTTCAATCGCATTTTAGAATCTGCCGATGTTCCGATCGAAGCCGTTGCGCCACGGAGAGATGTGATCTGGGGTGTGGCGCTCTTCCTCGGACTCATCCTTGGCGTTGTACTTGCCTACTTCCGTCATTATACCAAACCTTCTGTCAACACTCCGGAAGACTTGGGTAAAGATTCTACTATTTCGGTTATCGGACAAGTGCAACAGTTTAAAAAAGATGAACCGGCTTACAAAGCATTCACCGCATTGAGTACACGTATCCTGATGAACAAGCCGATGGACCAATCACTGGTCATAACGGTGACGAGTACCCGCAAAGGTGAAGGCAAATCCTTCATCGCTGCACAATTGGCACGTACACTTGCTGCTCAGGATAAAAAAGTCATTCTCCTCGATCTCAATACCCACTTTCCTCGTTTGGGAGAATGGTTTGATACCCGCAACAGCAATGGAATGAAGGAAATCTATCTCCACCAAAGTTCGCTGCAGGATGCCATACAGTTGACCTCCATTCCGAATCTGGATGTAGTTTCAGCAGGAGAATCGGATAAACCTATCGGACATTTAATTGCTACCACGCGCACCAGAGAAATCATCTCCGAACTACGCACACAATACGACGCTGTCATCATCGATACCCCTGAAGTAGGAGAGTACACCGACGCCATTCCGTTTATGAAGTGGAGCGATCTGAACTTATATGTAGTAAGAGCGGATAGCGATCGTACCGAGTTGGTAGCGAATGCGGAAATGGTAAAAGAAGAATACCGTCTCGAGGAAGTGTACTATGTCCTCAATGCCATGAAAGAAAAACGCAATCATACCGGATACATTTCGCCGGCAAAAGTGAAAACCATCAAAGGAAAAAAAGTACCCGCGCAACTGACGAACCTGTTTATGTGGTAA
- a CDS encoding T9SS type A sorting domain-containing protein has protein sequence MKSIAKIYLLFLLGFISFNSNLYAGSYTWTGATSTSWNTNSNWSPSGTPGTNDTVSISNQTNNPVLGANTTVKKFTINSGTLNLSTYSLTISTGLAKFSGGTISGSAALALKPRGSRATFEGTVFDVQVDAICSDIQLNGSTFNYKSVFEQTGTTSGVGQGNNVFNDTVTFINSGSGFFLLADTYGNTFNSTVYLNCNASKEIVASKMKSYFNGNIFVSSTVSGGGINFGAADGDTTFLASSKTLNIGLGGFSDGTLALRKFFKQSDDPISLTLSGNAVLNIQYSFFEGTVNGQASSVVVKHTIFNDSLTLTKTGNSASLSGGGNVFNGPSEFINTSTSQWRLANDVGDTFNGNVRFTTTSTGQIRPSYTGDTYFNSNILLTGSKISFVSGDGWSIFNGSSNQTINSNYPITLNKLKVNKASGYVSYDTTFTIVDTLQFIKGILTASDSNLLVIDSLGKVFGTSDSGYVEGSVSKIGRYGFEFPVGENGKYYPIYIDGQKSQNDNFICKYISEGQNIDTLIDSTLEYISSCRFWYLNRLAGNSKIKASFNWRWDDCELNNPIDLRVVKWDSLVWTSLDSINYSGDFSIANITPVDSINNFGYFTIGSVLKPYTWENYWMNDAVEAAPSTSSVCTNNSTAFSTKYNQNSWHIPDVTDPIKTVLVNLIIIQDANGLGNFDPWNSLNPQQAQVDRNRLNSIMGWVNTAFYSNHWVHNLNPPNVTPQFIDDTRIRFEVAGIYEYKDATMFLATNQSACVNWLNSIDPDKMNQMNIFFVGSNVGNLSGAAMFPSFTNMNYNTGIIIYNKYFGGNPVGDFSTAASLAHELGHNLGLYHSYGPTTCTESHKDYLWDLFGYSSVTPPLSSLCPFPTGASNDLMGSQQDCRYTSALQMGWMHRALALSSVRKYVKCDVNYGGEFEITTAEDWDFDIRVYKNIRIKSGGVMNLTCNLVMSENSKIFVEEGGKLNVDGGKISSVCNMWDGIEVWGDRYASQLPFISTTQGVVEFKNNAEVSDAHDVATTIKYDPNTGNWDWDKTGGIIRAENSSFFNNKRGFQFLSYHNFRPGFNQARNNLSYIHNCTFEVNRLLLNPYKNHYADITMYDVHGISIKGNTFRNTVSESVYYNQNYRGAGIISVDSRYSVVPLGSDRNSFENMYYGIYAANSNSLNPLIINNNDFIGCYNTIYASNISFLNISKNNIEVPARGPLGSAGTATWGLYLDNSPYYLVEDNIFESENVADADYGIQAVNSGNALNYIYNNVFDGFKEVAVYAIDDNDGPFINDGLLINCNDFDNQVLDEISVDLSPTGTSHGIGENQGTCGNTFMTSRNRFYSNVCGGMGLELKVKASPQPLSIINYASSNLNADAVLSCSTSTWVNNTLCTLDFDKDADCPPFAGNSTSQLRAILASYDEEIADYENELNSGLSSDLEYIIRSVELDSLTLADIINESPYISQNLLIAILDHIEEYAEAGLLNQIKTLFIQNCELTSGLYNYLAFCSNNSEYAGAIVDTVSYYMTGGNEAFEIITGLDNAISMREFYLSQYLNSCSSSDDTLYQAFFADTCISLLNNQSGYLLKHDSYLLNGDFTNAQLMLDSLDTLGLDEGFYSFIHTLDTINERSGTYLFGANQIIEALYTNKDNFTKTAAISRGLLTLLNDSIYEPPVLVEESEERIGNPYTFVEGESYMAYLFPNPTYNLLNVTVVSSKEISIRMFILDLNGRGVLNQALSNPLNIIDVSKLNPGVYIVNLTDENGKVKNEKFIKL, from the coding sequence ATGAAATCAATAGCTAAAATTTATCTATTATTCCTGCTTGGATTTATATCGTTTAACAGTAACCTATACGCTGGTTCTTATACTTGGACAGGGGCAACTTCAACTTCGTGGAATACAAATTCTAATTGGAGTCCTAGCGGAACTCCTGGTACAAATGATACTGTTTCAATATCTAATCAAACGAACAACCCGGTTCTTGGAGCAAACACAACGGTTAAAAAGTTTACAATTAATTCCGGCACCTTAAACTTAAGTACTTACAGCCTTACTATTTCAACCGGTCTTGCAAAATTTTCGGGCGGTACTATTAGTGGTTCTGCTGCTTTAGCATTGAAGCCTCGTGGTTCTCGTGCTACGTTTGAAGGTACAGTTTTTGATGTGCAAGTGGATGCAATTTGTAGTGATATTCAACTAAACGGAAGTACTTTTAATTATAAAAGTGTATTCGAACAAACAGGAACAACTTCTGGCGTTGGACAAGGCAATAATGTATTTAATGATACGGTGACTTTTATAAATAGCGGTAGTGGGTTCTTTTTACTTGCCGATACATATGGTAATACGTTTAATAGTACTGTTTATTTGAATTGTAATGCGAGCAAAGAAATTGTTGCCTCAAAAATGAAATCATATTTTAATGGAAATATCTTTGTTTCTTCCACTGTTTCCGGCGGTGGAATTAATTTTGGAGCAGCTGATGGAGATACAACTTTCCTTGCAAGTTCAAAAACTTTAAATATTGGATTAGGTGGCTTTAGTGATGGGACACTTGCTCTCAGAAAGTTCTTTAAACAGTCTGATGACCCAATTAGTCTCACATTAAGCGGAAATGCTGTTTTGAATATTCAATATTCATTTTTTGAGGGTACAGTTAATGGCCAAGCCTCTTCAGTTGTTGTTAAACATACAATTTTTAATGATTCGCTTACATTGACTAAAACAGGAAACTCCGCATCATTAAGCGGAGGAGGAAATGTGTTTAATGGCCCTTCAGAATTTATAAATACTAGTACCTCGCAATGGAGGCTTGCAAATGATGTAGGTGATACGTTTAATGGCAATGTGAGATTTACTACCACAAGTACTGGACAAATTAGACCCAGTTATACAGGAGATACTTATTTTAATTCCAATATCTTATTAACTGGTAGTAAGATCAGTTTTGTTTCCGGTGACGGATGGTCTATATTTAATGGAAGTTCGAATCAAACAATAAATTCAAATTACCCAATTACATTAAATAAACTTAAAGTTAATAAGGCAAGTGGATATGTGAGTTATGATACTACCTTCACAATTGTTGATACATTGCAGTTCATAAAAGGTATTTTAACTGCTTCAGATTCTAATTTATTAGTTATTGATTCTTTGGGTAAAGTATTTGGAACTAGTGATTCTGGATATGTTGAAGGTTCGGTGAGTAAAATCGGCAGGTATGGATTTGAATTCCCTGTTGGTGAAAATGGCAAATATTATCCAATCTATATAGACGGACAAAAATCTCAGAATGATAATTTTATTTGTAAGTATATAAGTGAAGGTCAAAACATAGATACATTAATAGACAGCACTTTGGAATATATCAGCAGTTGTAGGTTTTGGTATTTAAATAGATTGGCTGGAAATTCTAAAATTAAAGCTTCATTTAATTGGAGGTGGGATGATTGTGAACTTAATAACCCAATAGATCTTCGCGTCGTAAAATGGGATTCATTAGTGTGGACAAGTTTAGATTCAATAAATTACTCTGGAGATTTTTCAATTGCAAATATAACACCAGTAGACTCTATCAATAATTTTGGTTATTTCACAATTGGTTCGGTACTTAAACCTTATACATGGGAAAATTATTGGATGAACGATGCTGTGGAAGCTGCGCCCTCTACAAGTTCAGTTTGCACAAACAATTCTACAGCATTTTCCACTAAATATAATCAGAATAGTTGGCACATTCCAGATGTAACTGATCCAATTAAAACAGTATTGGTGAATTTAATTATTATTCAAGATGCTAATGGACTTGGGAATTTTGATCCTTGGAACTCATTGAACCCACAACAAGCACAGGTCGATAGAAATCGCTTAAACAGTATAATGGGCTGGGTTAATACTGCGTTTTACTCAAACCACTGGGTGCATAATCTCAATCCGCCTAATGTAACCCCGCAATTTATTGACGATACAAGAATTCGTTTCGAAGTGGCTGGAATTTATGAATACAAGGATGCTACTATGTTTTTAGCAACTAATCAAAGTGCATGTGTTAATTGGTTGAATTCAATTGATCCTGATAAAATGAATCAAATGAATATCTTTTTTGTTGGTTCAAATGTCGGCAACTTAAGCGGTGCTGCCATGTTTCCAAGTTTTACTAATATGAATTATAATACTGGTATCATAATATATAACAAATATTTTGGAGGTAATCCTGTTGGTGATTTTAGCACAGCGGCGTCACTTGCTCATGAATTAGGGCATAATTTGGGTCTATATCATTCATACGGACCTACAACATGCACTGAGTCACACAAAGATTATTTATGGGATTTATTTGGATATAGTAGTGTGACTCCTCCCCTTAGTAGTTTATGCCCATTTCCCACTGGTGCATCCAATGATCTCATGGGTAGTCAGCAGGATTGTAGATACACAAGCGCACTTCAAATGGGATGGATGCATAGGGCATTAGCTTTGAGTAGTGTGAGAAAATATGTAAAATGTGATGTAAATTATGGAGGAGAATTTGAAATCACCACTGCAGAAGATTGGGATTTTGATATTAGAGTTTATAAAAACATAAGAATAAAGTCAGGAGGAGTAATGAATTTAACATGCAACTTAGTTATGTCGGAGAACTCTAAAATATTTGTTGAAGAAGGAGGAAAATTGAATGTCGATGGTGGTAAAATTAGTTCAGTATGTAATATGTGGGATGGCATAGAAGTTTGGGGCGATAGATATGCAAGTCAACTCCCGTTTATATCAACCACCCAAGGCGTGGTTGAGTTTAAAAATAATGCTGAAGTAAGCGATGCTCATGATGTTGCAACTACAATTAAATATGACCCTAACACTGGTAATTGGGATTGGGACAAAACAGGAGGAATCATCAGAGCAGAAAATTCATCTTTTTTCAATAATAAGAGGGGTTTTCAGTTCCTTTCTTACCATAATTTTAGACCTGGATTTAATCAAGCTAGAAACAATCTGAGTTATATTCACAATTGTACTTTTGAAGTAAACAGACTTCTACTCAATCCATACAAAAATCATTATGCAGATATAACAATGTATGATGTACATGGAATTTCCATTAAAGGAAATACATTCAGGAATACCGTTTCGGAAAGTGTTTATTATAATCAAAATTATAGAGGAGCTGGAATTATTTCAGTCGACTCCAGATATTCAGTTGTTCCATTAGGTTCAGATCGAAATAGTTTTGAAAACATGTATTATGGAATATATGCGGCAAATTCTAATTCCTTAAATCCCTTAATCATTAATAATAATGACTTTATAGGATGCTATAATACAATTTACGCCAGTAATATCAGTTTTTTAAACATTTCAAAAAACAATATTGAAGTTCCTGCCAGAGGACCATTAGGAAGTGCTGGAACTGCAACATGGGGGTTATATCTTGATAATTCACCATATTATTTGGTTGAAGATAATATTTTTGAGTCAGAAAATGTTGCGGATGCTGACTATGGTATTCAAGCAGTCAATTCAGGCAATGCATTAAATTATATTTATAACAATGTTTTTGATGGTTTTAAAGAGGTAGCTGTTTATGCTATTGATGACAATGATGGTCCCTTTATAAATGATGGGCTTTTAATTAATTGTAATGATTTTGATAATCAAGTATTAGATGAGATTTCTGTAGATCTTAGTCCAACAGGAACATCACATGGCATTGGTGAAAACCAAGGTACATGCGGCAATACTTTTATGACTTCTAGAAATAGATTTTATTCTAATGTTTGCGGGGGAATGGGATTGGAATTAAAAGTTAAAGCATCTCCTCAGCCTCTGTCTATTATTAATTATGCGTCAAGTAATTTAAATGCAGATGCAGTCTTAAGTTGTTCTACAAGCACGTGGGTAAATAATACTTTATGTACGTTAGATTTTGATAAAGATGCTGATTGTCCTCCTTTTGCCGGGAATTCAACCTCCCAGTTGCGAGCCATACTTGCAAGTTATGATGAGGAAATTGCCGATTACGAAAATGAATTGAATTCAGGATTAAGCAGTGATTTGGAATATATTATCAGATCAGTTGAATTAGATAGTTTAACATTAGCAGATATCATTAATGAATCTCCTTATATAAGTCAGAATTTGTTAATTGCAATTCTTGATCACATCGAAGAGTATGCTGAAGCAGGACTTCTTAATCAAATAAAAACACTCTTTATTCAAAATTGTGAATTAACTTCTGGATTATATAATTATTTAGCTTTTTGTAGTAATAATTCTGAATATGCAGGAGCAATAGTGGATACGGTTTCATATTATATGACTGGGGGCAATGAGGCTTTTGAAATAATCACTGGGTTAGACAATGCAATAAGCATGAGAGAATTTTATCTTTCACAGTATTTAAATTCTTGTTCTAGTTCTGATGATACCTTGTACCAAGCATTTTTTGCTGATACCTGCATTTCACTTCTTAATAATCAGTCAGGTTATTTATTAAAGCATGATTCATATCTTTTAAATGGCGATTTTACCAATGCACAATTAATGTTGGATTCTTTGGATACTTTAGGATTAGATGAAGGTTTTTATAGTTTTATTCATACATTAGATACGATAAACGAAAGATCTGGAACATACTTATTTGGAGCGAATCAGATAATTGAAGCACTATATACCAACAAAGACAATTTTACTAAAACTGCAGCAATTTCAAGGGGACTACTAACATTATTAAATGATTCAATTTACGAACCTCCAGTATTAGTGGAGGAGAGTGAAGAACGCATTGGAAATCCTTATACTTTTGTGGAAGGTGAATCATATATGGCATATTTATTCCCAAACCCAACATACAATTTATTAAATGTTACTGTTGTTTCATCAAAAGAAATTTCAATTCGTATGTTCATTTTAGATCTAAACGGACGAGGAGTATTAAATCAAGCCTTGTCAAATCCACTAAACATTATAGACGTTAGTAAACTCAATCCGGGTGTTTATATTGTAAATTTAACAGATGAAAATGGGAAAGTTAAAAATGAAAAGTTTATTAAGCTTTAA
- a CDS encoding transposase, which yields MAELGYKIKVLERNTGVARNTIKKYLRRLNGRKIDSLSPLELAELLYENDYTDLKSKRHQLLIEHFKSCSTELKETGVTRQLLWLEYKESHPQGYEYSQYCEHLRTFLDSKDVVMHLEHIPGQEMMIDYAGDKMCFIDMETGEIITCNVFIATLPYSGLTFCIATVLQRLQDVLYGIGEAIRYFGGVSKIVLSDNMKTLVTRSNRYEPLFTDLCYQLSAHYGNVFQATRPAKPRTRPW from the coding sequence TTGGCCGAATTAGGCTACAAAATCAAAGTACTTGAACGGAATACAGGCGTAGCCCGTAACACTATAAAAAAATATTTGCGCCGTTTAAATGGTCGCAAAATCGACTCCTTGTCTCCATTGGAGCTTGCTGAGTTGCTTTATGAAAATGACTATACCGATCTTAAAAGTAAGCGTCATCAGCTACTTATTGAGCACTTCAAAAGTTGTAGCACAGAGCTCAAAGAGACTGGTGTAACCCGACAGCTTTTATGGCTTGAATACAAAGAATCACATCCTCAAGGGTATGAATATAGCCAGTATTGTGAGCATCTGCGCACCTTTCTTGATAGCAAAGATGTTGTGATGCATCTTGAACATATTCCTGGTCAGGAAATGATGATCGACTATGCCGGTGACAAAATGTGTTTTATTGACATGGAGACGGGCGAGATAATTACTTGTAATGTTTTTATTGCTACGCTCCCTTATAGTGGGCTTACCTTTTGCATAGCAACGGTACTCCAACGCCTCCAGGATGTGCTTTATGGAATCGGTGAAGCGATAAGGTATTTTGGCGGAGTGAGTAAAATAGTATTGAGTGATAATATGAAAACACTCGTCACACGCAGCAATCGGTATGAGCCTCTTTTTACCGACTTGTGTTATCAGCTAAGTGCCCACTATGGAAATGTCTTTCAGGCTACCCGTCCTGCCAAACCCCGGACAAGGCCATGGTAG
- a CDS encoding oligosaccharide flippase family protein, with product MQISLTRPKQFLRSGTAIIYADQALVSGLNFLSSVVLARYLGLEGFGIYSIAWLGVLIASSINQPFIISPMQTLSGKKTAEVQKAYLQTLVFKQLLFAALMGFLAFMAVVVMSYILDKWKVQSIILAFPLAVFSFLLQDFFRRYFFVIGKPYKSFLIDAIAYGGVLLSAFAIHFVRTMDAQFVLLLTAVFFLYASLVGLWSLDQLRFNTRLIKASVLEHWDFSKWLTATALLQWFSGNLFIIAAGAIIGPIAVGATRMAQNIVGITHVLFLAMENIIPIRAASHLRTGGKKQMFNYLKGFTLRMGFLTLSLLALIAFFSKQIIFMFYGAEFIGYQYMLLGFCGLYVIIFMGYPLRYAIRTLENTRLIFISFIASSAFSILSAYPIIKAFGLAGVLIGLLLTQLITLCIYFVSLRREWKEGWGGD from the coding sequence ATGCAAATAAGTCTCACACGCCCGAAACAGTTCCTCCGCAGCGGAACGGCCATTATCTATGCTGATCAGGCATTGGTGAGCGGGTTGAATTTTTTATCAAGTGTGGTACTGGCGCGTTATCTGGGTTTAGAAGGATTTGGTATTTACAGCATCGCCTGGTTAGGTGTGTTGATTGCAAGCAGTATCAATCAGCCCTTCATCATTTCACCCATGCAAACGCTAAGTGGAAAAAAAACAGCGGAGGTACAGAAGGCCTATTTGCAGACTCTCGTATTTAAGCAGCTATTATTCGCCGCCCTCATGGGTTTTTTGGCATTCATGGCGGTAGTGGTCATGAGTTATATTTTAGATAAATGGAAAGTACAAAGTATCATTCTTGCTTTCCCGCTCGCGGTATTCTCTTTTTTATTGCAGGATTTCTTTCGTCGTTATTTCTTTGTCATTGGGAAACCGTATAAATCATTTTTAATTGATGCCATTGCTTATGGTGGAGTCTTGCTCAGCGCATTTGCCATTCACTTTGTACGCACCATGGATGCACAGTTCGTCTTATTGCTCACGGCGGTTTTCTTTCTCTATGCCTCGTTGGTAGGACTCTGGTCGCTGGATCAATTGCGATTCAATACCCGATTAATAAAAGCATCTGTCCTGGAACATTGGGATTTCAGCAAGTGGCTAACGGCTACGGCACTCCTCCAATGGTTTAGCGGCAATCTGTTCATCATCGCTGCCGGTGCCATCATCGGACCAATTGCAGTAGGAGCCACACGCATGGCCCAGAACATTGTCGGCATTACGCATGTGCTCTTTCTTGCCATGGAAAACATCATTCCGATACGGGCGGCAAGTCATCTGCGCACAGGCGGGAAAAAACAAATGTTCAACTACCTTAAGGGCTTCACCTTGCGCATGGGATTTTTAACCTTATCCTTGCTGGCGCTTATCGCCTTCTTCAGCAAGCAAATCATCTTCATGTTTTACGGTGCGGAGTTCATCGGCTATCAATACATGCTACTTGGTTTCTGCGGCTTATATGTCATCATCTTCATGGGTTATCCTTTGCGTTATGCCATCCGTACCTTAGAAAACACACGCCTCATCTTCATCTCATTCATCGCCAGCAGCGCCTTCAGCATCCTGTCCGCTTATCCCATCATCAAAGCCTTCGGTCTTGCAGGAGTTCTCATCGGTTTATTACTCACCCAACTCATCACTCTTTGCATTTATTTTGTGAGTTTAAGGCGAGAGTGGAAGGAGGGGTGGGGGGGTGATTAA